The following are from one region of the Biomphalaria glabrata chromosome 4, xgBioGlab47.1, whole genome shotgun sequence genome:
- the LOC106066768 gene encoding neurogenic locus notch homolog protein 3-like has translation MLNCVFSLLLLVRLGSEALLEDDPCEGFCFHGGTCEAPASIPYCKCLPGFTGKRCQILTVVQGTCPTKGLCSGDRCVSDSDCDDQRCCPSTCGGSVCTHVPEVDVNLAALCKSVKCLLNTSCRLAVSCDGCPPLVTCIQNHLLEEGHSSILPLK, from the exons ATGCTGAATTGTGTATTTAGTCTCCTGCTTCTAGTGAGACTTGGATCAGAAGCTTTGCTAGAag ATGATCCATGTGAAGGTTTTTGTTTCCATGGTGGAACATGTGAAGCGCCTGCTTCTATTCCCTATTGCAAATGTCTTCCAGGCTTTACTGGCAAAAGATGTCAAATATTAACAGTTGTACAAGGAACATGTCCA ACCAAAGGATTATGTAGCGGCGACCGCTGTGTCTCTGACTCTGATTGTGATGACCAAAGATGTTGTCCCTCAACCTGTGGAGGCAGTGTTTGTACTCACGTCCCTGAAG TCGATGTAAACCTGGCGGCGCTTTGCAAGTCTGTCAAATGTCTCCTGAATACATCCTGTCGTTTAGCTGTCAGCTGTGATGGATGCCCGCCCCTTGTGACATGTATTCAAAACCATCTGCTCGAAGAAGGACACAGCAGCATTCTTCCATTGAAGTGA